The Moorena producens PAL-8-15-08-1 genomic interval CTGGGGATATTGTCCGCGCCATGGCAGCTGAGTTAGCGAATTAAGGGAACTGTCTATCTCAAACAGTGTTCACGGTGAACAACTAACATGGTAAGTTGAGTTTTGGCTAGATATTGAGCAATTTACCCATGAGCGTTACTCGTGAATCTGTCGAAGAGCTGCTGAATTCATCGGATTTTGGCCACCGCATTAGAGGATTAAACCAACTACGCCAGCTGGAACCATCGGTGGCGTTTGAGCTAATTCAACCCTTGGTAAAAGATAACAATGTTCGGATTCGATATGGGGCAGTGAGCCAGCTCGATACCTTGGGTGATCAGGATTTAACCGTATCGTTGACCCTATTACGCGATCGCCTTTTGAATGATCCAGAACCTGATGTTCAGGCAGCAGCAGCAGATTCCTTGAGTGCCTTGAAGCTCACCGAAGCCTATGATGATTTAGAGCAAACCTATAACCAAACCACTGAGTGGATCATTAAATTTAGTATTATTGCTGCCTTAGGGGAACTAGGTGAACCCCGTTCATTTCAACTTTTAGAAGACGCTCTCAAATCCGATACCAGTTTAATCCAAACCGCCGCCATTAGTTCCTTAGGAGAATTGGGAGACCCCCGGGCTGTGCCTCTGTTGATTCCCTTTGCCACTAATCCCGACTGGCAAATTCGTTACCGGTTAGTACAAGCACTGGTGAATCTGGGAGGAGAAGAAGCTAGGGCAGTCCTAGAAACATTAGCCAATGACAGTGTTGAGCAGGTGGCTAGTGTAGCGCAAGAGGGCTTAAAAGCATAAGGCTTGAACAGGGAGGGAGAATAGTGTGGGCTTTCGACCCAGGGGCTATAACATGCCAACTTACAAAAACCCTTCCATCTCAATCATTTCAATCATCTGAAGTCCACGGGGGTCTCCCACTTTCAAGAGGGCAGCTTTGGCGTCTTCTTTTACCCCTAGGTCTTCATCATCAGCAATTGCTTCAATTAAAGCATCAATAGCACCAGCGTAAACCGCATTGGAGGGCAATTCCCGACACAGTTGCCCAATAGACCAAGCACAATTACTGCGCACTGCTGCTACTGGGTCTTTCCTTAAAGCAGTAATCAAAGGCGGAATTGATGCGATTACTTCTTCATAATCTAACTCTGCCATTTGCGCTAGAGCACTAGCTGCCCACAAACGCACTGCAGGAATATCGGTTTGTAGGGCATCAATTAGAGACGCTAAAGCACGGCGATCGCGACAGTTCCCCAATGCCCAGACCACCCCTTTACGGACATAACCGTTCCAATCAACGGTTAGCTGGTCAATCAAAGGCTTTACTGCTGTGGGACTGGGATTGCGCCCTAGACCATAGGCAGCACTTACCCGCACCAAGGGACAAACATCATTTAACAGGTTAATCAGATGGGGAATTGCTCGCTCATCTTGCAACTCACAAAAAGCACGAGCTGCTAGCATCCGTTGCTGACTTTCCGGTGCCGTTAACAGAGCCAGCATTTCCTCTGGATCAGGTTTGGAAGCTTCTAACTCATCTTCAATCGGCTCTATGTCATCCAAAGGGCTTTCTAGTAAAGCCGTATTATCCAATAAACTCAGATCATCATCTTCATACATGCCTGATAACCTACCTTATCTTGCCTGATTCTACCAGTTTCATAATTAGTATTTTCTGTGCAATGGTTTAACCATCCACAGAGATTGGGTGCGGAAACCCAGTCGCTGGTAAAGGTTCAAAGCGACTTGATTCGATTGAAACACCTGTAATCCAAGTTGGCGATCGCCTCTTGCCCTTGCCCAAGCTTCAGCGTGCTGCATCAGTGCTGAACCAATGCCTTGACGGCGGTGTGCTGGCATGACATAAAGTAAAAAGATATAGCCATAGCGATCGCCATTTACCTGATCAACCCCATTGCCCATCCACAGACAACCCACCGGCAAGGGATGAGTTATAATAGAGCCTTTCCTAGAAACCTTCCCATCTGCTACTGTAACCCACCACAGGGGGGTTTCTCTGGAAAAGTACTGTTTAACAGTCTTCGCCAGGTGAGAAAAATCATTTTGTTCCGGAAAAAGCTCTTGGTAAGTTAACTCCATGAACTTCACCAAAATTGCCCGTTCTCGTCCCGTGCCCAGGCGTAGCTGGTAGCCTGCTAACAATGGCTTACTCACCAATTTTCGCCAAATTCTGGTTAACAACCAGCTGAGCGAATACTGGTGCTTGAATGCTGGCAGCGTCAACGTCTTCAATCGGTGCAGGGGCTAGCATATCGTTCGGTAAAAAGATCCGAGAACTGACTGCCAACAGGGCAATTAAGAAGCCTAGTAGTGCCAGTAGGGGAGCAATGTACTGACGAAAAATAGCCATGAATTTAATGGTTCGTTTATTTTAACAATTCTTTACTTTCTCCATCTTACTACAATGGCACAGCTTTTAGTGGTTGGAGGTTATTTGGTTGGAGGTTGTAGGTTGTAGGTTGTAGGTTGTAGGTTATAGGTTGTAGGTTTTAGGTTTTAGGTTATAGGTTGGAGGTTATAGGTTGTAGGTTGACCCCTTCCTCATCTCCTCATTTCCCCATCTCCCCATCTCCCCACACTTCCCATACTTCCCATACTCTGTTCCCTGTTCCCTATTCCCAGATCCGCTGTTCCCTGCTCCCTTAGACTCGCTCGGCTAGTTTTGTGATAACTTGAATAACCGTATCCGCAAGTTGATCATTTCCCCGGAGCCAACCGAGGGGAGTCAAATGCTTACCGGGAAGTTTCTCATCAATGAAGAGTTTCTTGGCTATATCCTGTAGCCAACGCACTGTGCCAGCTTCTTGAGCAATCTTATCCTTACTAAAGCTAATCAAAGCAGTAAGCTGAAATAAACGGCTATTTTTAATCAAGCAATAGGTTTGTTTGGGTGTGGGTAACACCCCGAAACCAAGTCTGTCTACTAAATCAGCTATGAATGGCACAGGAACCGCACTACGGGTACCACTAATAACAGGAGCCATTAATATAGACGGTTGATTGATCAAAGAAAT includes:
- a CDS encoding GNAT family N-acetyltransferase, which translates into the protein MSKPLLAGYQLRLGTGRERAILVKFMELTYQELFPEQNDFSHLAKTVKQYFSRETPLWWVTVADGKVSRKGSIITHPLPVGCLWMGNGVDQVNGDRYGYIFLLYVMPAHRRQGIGSALMQHAEAWARARGDRQLGLQVFQSNQVALNLYQRLGFRTQSLWMVKPLHRKY
- a CDS encoding HEAT repeat domain-containing protein; this encodes MYEDDDLSLLDNTALLESPLDDIEPIEDELEASKPDPEEMLALLTAPESQQRMLAARAFCELQDERAIPHLINLLNDVCPLVRVSAAYGLGRNPSPTAVKPLIDQLTVDWNGYVRKGVVWALGNCRDRRALASLIDALQTDIPAVRLWAASALAQMAELDYEEVIASIPPLITALRKDPVAAVRSNCAWSIGQLCRELPSNAVYAGAIDALIEAIADDEDLGVKEDAKAALLKVGDPRGLQMIEMIEMEGFL
- the nblB gene encoding phycobilisome degradation protein NblB, yielding MSVTRESVEELLNSSDFGHRIRGLNQLRQLEPSVAFELIQPLVKDNNVRIRYGAVSQLDTLGDQDLTVSLTLLRDRLLNDPEPDVQAAAADSLSALKLTEAYDDLEQTYNQTTEWIIKFSIIAALGELGEPRSFQLLEDALKSDTSLIQTAAISSLGELGDPRAVPLLIPFATNPDWQIRYRLVQALVNLGGEEARAVLETLANDSVEQVASVAQEGLKA